ggatacataaatgccacagacacataactgggtgaaccttttcagattgtgacttagctttgctaaagttcccaattagaggtgtccagagttcttaagcacactcttttgctttggatcacgactttaaccactcagtctcaagtttttcacttggacctgcatgccacaagcacatggttagggacagcttgatttagccacttaggcctgGATTTACttccttgggccctcctatccattaatgctcaaagccttggatccttcttattacccttgccttttggttttaagggctattggctttttctttttctttatccaaTGATTCCTTGTAAATGAAtcaatttcataattttttttcagatcagcaataatatttctcttattccttattctttcaggagccaacaaatttaacattcatagaattcaagataaaaaatatgcactgttcaagcattcattcagaagacagaaagtattgccaccacatataattaattagaattttccttattaagaacttgaaaaatataaattgcctctttattctaaaaatctactattttattcatgtttaatgatgatgagaaaaataaattataacttaattgagaataaaatcaaaatagatgtactaattactactacttatatataacttctaaggtaaactcctataatAACAACTATCATAGAGTTAAAGCTAAAATTAGAATTCAACAACCTTTATtgtgggaagtggatgttcctctagtctgtggggtgtttggtccctcaagagataacttctgacgcttcagttcctttaagtcacgcccttgctcttcttgttccctgagcaatttgcaaagcatgctattttgattattttgttcttcctttatttggtccatagcttcttgcaacttggtaacagatgcttcaagatattcccaatattcagattgagggatttctgggagaaattcctgtaccctcctcttgatggggtcatcctgcgcttgttgttttttcattgatattttggtgattggccgctcaactgagatatactcagttattcccatcctcactccagcatctttgcagagcatagaaattaagcttggataagccaacctggaaTCTTTGGAGTTTTTGTTTGCAATTATGTAAAGTTCacatgaaatcagttgatgaacttccacttcttttcccaacataatgcaatggatcatcactgctcttttaacggtAACTTCAGAACGAtagctagtgggcaatatagaacgcccaatgaagtccagccatcctctggcgactggtttgagatcttctctcttgagttgatttgggacgcccttggtgctggtggtccacctggctccagggatgcatatatcctctagaatcttgttcaggctcttgtttgttctcatcattctcctattaaaggagtctgggtcatctttcagctgaggtagcttaaagatctccctgattttgtcagggtggatgtgaacaatctttcctctgaccaaggtccagTAGTTATAGAGGGCAGTTCTAGATATTCTCtgcttgtctgtttgccacagattagcgtagaactcctgaaccatattccttcttacttttgtttcaggattagctaggatttcccagttcctgtttcaaatttgctcttagatctctggatattcatcttctttcagatcgaatttgacttccgggatcactgatcttagacccattattttgtagtaatggtctgaatattctttagttaagaacttcccttgattccaaaatggttttggaatactctctttctttcctcttggagtgggttgtttttctttaggagccatgatcttagcgggtatggtttagtgatcacggataaacacaccaaacttaaaggtttgcttgtcctcaagcaaaagaaaaaaagggagagggatagaaggagagctagtgtcgaatggtggattagaggagggaggccgaatgtggatttaaaagggaggggaggtgggttttcgaaaattttaaaaagataagatagaagatatgatttataaaagATCAATGTGAtaagaaaaagatataatttaaaaataaaaatttgtgaacgatatttggaaaagataaatctgaatttttattttgaaaaagatttttaaaagataattgaGTAGGATAATTgagttttgaaaaatttgaaaaagatttggattggattggaaaAAGATTtatgtttatggattaagatacatttgatatttttgaaaaagggattttagaaattaggattaaattttttttttggaattaacggtttgtaacatgtttatgcaagaaatcatgaattgaaaaaaaaattaaaaaaaattgtgaagtaaaaacgaatttacctcctccccaccatcctggcgttaaacgcccaaacgctgcattttttgggcgtttaacgcccatgtgcagcttctcctgggcgttcaacgcccagctgttgcttctttctggcgttgaatgatgcgcataaactagttatgccacgatttaggaaattgcacgatcggcaaaattccttccggcaagtgcaccggttatcgtcaagtaaaaactcacaatagactgaggtcgaatcccacaaggattggttgaggatggttcattgctttgttattcatttaaccattcttggttactttaagctcaagaaaatgcataaaacaactaaaactaacagaaaaatgctagtgaaactagcctaagatgccttggcatcacaacaccaaacttaatacttgcttgtccctaagcaagtcctGAGTTATTTGAGAAGAAAGTATGAAACAGAAAGCAATTACATTGGCTATATTAGCAAGCATTTGAAGTTCATCAGAAGGGTtttatgcagaaagttgcagCATCACTTTTTCATTCTTATCAGGTAAGATTATCACTTTTTCATTGCATTCATCAAACACTACTATGGCCTCTTGTTATTCTTATGTCCTTGgcacttttctcttctttgtttttcttttctttttctttgagctCATTTGCTCCTTGTttgcttagtgtcatgtgttgcacacgcctttggcattttcttttttcttatcagtgcactacacatatccactgcaggcattttagttcacatttcttcttgagacattggtgcccagcaccNNNNNNNNNNNNNNNNNNNNNNNNNNNNNNNNNTCTCATttctccagcttctcttcttggtcattaattcctttaagaattttgcatagagtggcatttgctctattgcctcAGCAAACGGAATGTTGATTTGAAGCTTCTTGAAAATTTCCAAGAACCTGGAGAATTGGCCATCCTTTTCACTTTTCATCAAACGTTGAGGATATGGTGCTTTAGGTGTATAAGGCTTCAggacctctttttctttttcttttgttgcagACGGTGTAAAAGACTGTCCTTGTTCCTTGTCCCTCACATTTTCCTTTGCTTCATCCTCTATGGTTTCCTTTGAGATCTCCTTTAGATTctttccacttctgagggttATGGCCTTACATTCTTCCCTTGCAATAGCCTTGGCAGCATGAGAAACGCTTGGCCCAGGGGTTTGCTTAGACAAATACACAATTTGATTTTCTAGCTTCTGGATAGCAGCTCCTTGGTTTTGCAGGTTAGAATTCACTTCTTCCTTAAAAGCTTTCAATTCGGTTATGTCTTGACTCATGGTTGCAAGCATTCCTTCTATCCggtttaattgatcttgaaattgttggttcggatNNNNNNNNNNNNNNNNNNNNNNNNNNNNNNNNNNNNNNNNNNNNNNNNNNNNNNNNNNNNNNNNNNNNNNNNNNNNNNNNNNNNNNNNNNNNNNNNNNNNNNNNNNNNNNNNNNNNNNNNNNNNNNNNNNNNNNNNNNNNNNNNNNNNNNNNNNNNNNNNNNNNNNNNNNNNNNNNNNNNNNNNNNNNNNNNNNNNNNNNNNNNNNNNNNNNNNNNNNNNNNNNNNNNNNNNNNNNNNNNNNNNNNNNNNNNNNNNNNNNNNNNNNNNNNNNNNNNNNNNNNNNNNNNNNNNNNNNNNNNNNNNNNNNNNNNNNNNNNNNNNNNNNNNNNNNNNNNNNNNNNNNNNNNNNNNNNNNNNNNNNNNNNNNNNNNNNNNNNNNNNNNNNNNNNNNNNNNNNNNNNNNNNNNNNNNNNNNNNNNNNNNNNNNNNNNNNNNNNNNNNNNtcctaacttaaattctatcctatttatacactttctatattgagcttctgttgtgtttcttgggctttgaggcctctccctgctttccttttgctttgggtttatgatccataatcttgatgaggctgctgatccacattctgtaacattcattgagccaacttagtgataatcaagtaatgacacatgactcaacaaattgaaattccagactcatcaatccttcaggcccaatcccataaaccatgatattcaattgggtttcataccaaagtaagtttaagttaatgtttgtgctcaaaaGATAACTTAAACTGCAATATTTTTGGCCCGGAAACCTTTTCCAATagtggcgtttaagttgcagtttaagcttaaactgcagcttaaacgccagacacttccagtgatgcctttttgtggaagcacgtttaagcttcagtttaaggttaaactgaagcttaaacgtggagataGGAAAGGCAGctctggaggtcgaacacgtttatcatgctgtttggatggttcattgctttgttattcatttaaccattcttggttactttaagctcaagaaagtgcataaaacaactaaaactaacagaaaaatgctagtgaaactcgcctaagatgccttggcatcattgaacgccaggaactcctttgtcactgggcatttttctaaacgcctaggatgctgtaaatctggcgttaaacggccAGAaggtgcttctttctggcgttcaacgcccagaagatgcttctttctggcgtttaacgcgcaGATGGCCatccttactggcgttgaacgcccagtggatgcttcttttgagcgttcaacacccaaaacagcctttACTGTCTTTTTTCGCACCAGTGAGCTCCCTTTTTTGCTGTTTTATCCTGCGAATCCTTTTTTAACTCTGTGAACTCAAGCAATTACGATTTTACCTTGAAGATAATTGACATAAACctgtaaaaattaattaattaacaaataaactttgtaaatggctgggttgcctcccagcaagcgcttctttattgtctttagctggactatTACTGAGCTTTAATCAAGTCTCAGTTTTGGGCTTTAGCTGGACTTATTGtatttcaagataatgcttgattctctgtccattaacaatgaacttattATCAGAATCACTGTCTTGCAACTCcatatagccatatggtgacacgcttgtaatcacatatggtcccctccaccgggatttcagtttcccggggaatagcttgagcctagagttaaacagcaaccttttgtcctggttcaaagactctagatgacagctttctgtcatgccacctttttgttttctctttgtaaagcttggcatttttggaAGCcatgagtctgaattcctctagctcattcagctggagcaatcttttttctccggttaaattggcatcaaagtttaggaatctggttgcccagtaggccttatgctccagttccacggacaGGTGACAGGCCTTTCCAAACACAAggtggtatggagaggttcctataggagtcttaaatgctgttctataagcccacagagcatcatccaagcttctcgcccaatcctttctatgggtatttatagtccgttccaggattcttttcagttctctattagaaacttcagcttgtccatttgtctgtggatgatatggagttgccaccttgtggctaattccataccgagCCATAGCAAAGGagagctgtttgttgcagaagtgagaaCCCCCCATCACTAATTAATGTTCTAGGGACCCCAGACCTGCTGAAGATAtttttctggaggaatttcagcactgtcctagtatcattagtgggtgtggcaatggcctctactcATTTGGATACATAGTTGACTGTTACCAGAATATaaatgtttgagtatgatggtgggaaaggtcccatgaaatcaatgccccatacatcaaacaactcaatctccaagatcccttgttgaggcatggcgtgaccatgaggcagattaccagctctctggcaattaTCACAGTTACGCagaaactctcgggaatctttatagagggtaggccaatagaagccacattggaggaccttggtggatGTGCGCTCACCTccgaagtggcctccatattgtgatccatggcaatgccataagatcttctgtgcttcttctctaggcacacacctacggattattccttctgcacatctcttaaagagatagggttcatcccacaaatagtactttgcatcagtaattaattttttcttttgttgcctgctgtactctttgggtatgaatctcactgccttgtagtttgcaatgtctgcaaaccatggcacTTCCtggatggcaaagagttgctcatccggaaagttTTCAGATATCTCAGtaagagggagggacgccccttctactggttctattcgggacaggtgatctgctacttggttctctgtcccttttctatctcttatttctatatcaaactcttgcagaagcaacacccatctgatgagtctaggttttgaatctttctttgtgagtagatatttaagagcagcatggtcagtgtacacaatcatttttgatcctactaaataagatctaaatttgtcaatggcgtaaaccactgcaagtaactctttttctgtggttgtgtagttcttttgtgcatcatttaaaacacgactggcatagtaaatgacgtgcagaagcttgtcatgcctttgtcccaacactgcaccaatggcatggtcactggcatcacacattagttcaaaaggtaatgtctagtctggtgcagagatgactggtgctgtgaccagcttagctttcagagtctcaaacgcctgcagacactctttatcaaagataaatggcgtgtcagtagctagcagattacttagaggtttggcaatttttgaaaaatcctttataaacctcctatagaatcctgcatgccccataaagcttctgattgccttaacattggctggtggtggtaatttttcaattacctctaccttagcttgatccacctctattctcttgttcgagattttgtgcccaaggacaatgccttcagtcaccataaagtgacatttttcccaatttaaaaccaggttagtctcttggtacctctttagaacaagtgctagatggtcaagacaggagctaaatgagtctccaaatactgaaaagtcatccatgaagacttccagaaatttttccaccatatcagagaaaattgAGAGCATGTacctttgaaaggttgcaggtgcattccacaggccaaatggcatccttctgtatgcaaatactccagatggacatgtgaatgctgttttctcttgatcctggggatctactacaatttgattATAACCTGAACATCCATCCAagaagcagtagtattcatgaccttctagtctttctagcatctggtctatgaatggtaaaggaaaataatcctttctggtagctgtattgagccttctataatcaatacacatacgccaccctgtaactattcttgtaggaaccagttcatttttttcattatgaaccactgtcatgccacCCTTCTTAGGGACGACTTGGACtaggcttacccaggggctatcagaaataggataaataatcccagcctctagtaacttagtgacctccttctgcaccacctccttcatggctggattcagccgcctctgtggttgaaccactggcttagcgtCACCCTCcagtaggatcttgtgcatgcatctggctgggctaatgcccttaagatcactgatggaccacccaagagctgtcttgtgtgttcttagcacttgaattagtgcttcctcttcctgtggctctaaggtagagcttatgattacaggaaaggTATCactttctcccagaaatgcatatttcagggatggtggtaatggtttgagctcgggtttaggaggtttctccttttcctgagggattttcagaggttctaTTATtctctctgattcctccagatcaggatgaacatctttaaagatgtcctctagctctgattcgagactctcagtcatattgacctcttttaccagagagtcaataatatcaatgctcatgcagtcatttggggtgtctggatgctgcatagctttgacaacattcaacttgaactcatcctcattgaccatcagggttacttcccctttttggacgtcaataagGGTTTggccagttgctaggaaaggtcttcctagaatgagagttgtacttttgtgctcctccatttccagcaccacaaagtcagtggaaaaggcaaatggcccaaccttgacaatcatgtcttcaatcacgcctgaggggtatttaatggagccatcagtaagttggagacatatccgggttggtttaacttcatccgTTAACCCAAGTTTtttgatagtagatgcaggtattaggttgatacttgccccaagatcacatagagcttgcttggtacaagtaccctctaatgtgcatggtatcataaagcttccgggatctttaagcttctcaggtaagctttttagaatgactgcactgcattcttcagtgaggtaaactttttcagtttccctccaatccttcttatgacttaagatctctttcatgaacttagcataagagggtatttgctccagtgcctctgcaaacggaatctttatttcaagagtcctgagatagtctgcaaagcgggcaaattgcttatcctgttctgcttggcgtagtttctgaggataaggcattttggctttgtattcctcaaccttagttgctgtaggtttattgcctatagATATGGGTTGAGAAGCCTTTTTGGAAGGGTTTCTATCAGCACTTGTATGTGTCTGATCCcccactggcgtttgaatgccaaggGTGGAGGCTGGAGTggcgttagatgccaactcctcacCTGTTCCTGGTGTCTGAACGCCAGAGCTGTGCTttctttgggcgttcaatgccaattccttgcttgtttctggcgttgaatgccaggactgagcatgggttgggcgttcaatgccagctttccacccattttctggcgtttgagcgccagaattatttctctctgggctcttactgtcctcaggtggattttgggtagtttgctcatttcttggcttcctactACCTTGAAATGAGGTATTTAGTGTTTTccaacttcttaattgaactgcttggcactcttctgttatctgttttgataactgctgtcttgtctgattcaattgtgtctccatatttttattgtcatttttagtgtcttgtagcatctccttgaattcggctagctgttttgttagaaaatccaattgctgattgaattcagtagcttgttttataggactgagttcagcagtcactattttagcctcttctttcatggaaggttcactgctta
The DNA window shown above is from Arachis ipaensis cultivar K30076 chromosome B08, Araip1.1, whole genome shotgun sequence and carries:
- the LOC110265295 gene encoding uncharacterized protein LOC110265295, coding for MSQDITELKAFKEEVNSNLQNQGAAIQKLENQIVYLSKQTPGPSVSHAAKAIAREECKAITLRSGKNLKEISKETIEDEAKENVRDKEQGQSFTPSATKEKEKEVLKPYTPKAPYPQRLMKSEKDGQFSRFLEIFKKLQINIPFAEPM